The sequence below is a genomic window from Thermus sp. LT1-2-5.
GGCCTTGAAAAAGGCTATTGACGAGCTCCGCCGCCGCGCCGGGCTTTCCCCTTTGAACGCCCTGCCCGTGCGCTATCAGGCGGGGGGCCAGGGCGGCGGGGCCATGGCGGGGTGGGCGGAGGTGCGGGCCACGGTGCTGGACCTGCAAAACCAGGTGCGGGAGCTGGCCCCGGCCCTGGAGCGAACCCTGGAGATCGAGGCAAGCCTTCCCCGGGGGCTCCCCCTCAGGGGCTATGGGGGCATCACCTCCTATTTCGGCACCCGGAAGAACCCCTTCGGCCCCGGCCTGGAGTTTCACGACGGCCTGGACTTTGCTGCCCCCTACGGGGCTCCCGTGTACGCCACGGGTGGCGGGGTGGTGGCCCGGGTGGGCTGGATGGGGCCGTATGGCCTCGCCGTTCTCCTGGACCATGCGGAGGGCTACCAGACCCTCTACGGCCACCTTTCCCGCGTGTGGGTGCGGCCCGGGGAAAGGGTGGAAAGGGGGCAGGTGCTGGGCCTGGTGGGCTCCACGGGACGCTCCACCGGGCCCCACCTCCACTACGGCGTCTACCGCCAGGGGGTGGCCTTGGACCCCAGGCCCTACCTCCAGGCCCACCGGTAAAATGGGGCGGATGCTGGCAAGGAGGCAGAACACCCTCACCTACCTGAGCCCCGAGA
It includes:
- a CDS encoding peptidoglycan DD-metalloendopeptidase family protein, giving the protein MKRRPVRYTLLLAKSGGGSRAVSLPGWVALLLLALLAFWSGANLYFWHRAKEARDLEARMRALSHEARRLSLALEAEKAKNGALSEEAERTKQELEALKKAIDELRRRAGLSPLNALPVRYQAGGQGGGAMAGWAEVRATVLDLQNQVRELAPALERTLEIEASLPRGLPLRGYGGITSYFGTRKNPFGPGLEFHDGLDFAAPYGAPVYATGGGVVARVGWMGPYGLAVLLDHAEGYQTLYGHLSRVWVRPGERVERGQVLGLVGSTGRSTGPHLHYGVYRQGVALDPRPYLQAHR